A region from the Panicum hallii strain FIL2 chromosome 1, PHallii_v3.1, whole genome shotgun sequence genome encodes:
- the LOC112877649 gene encoding gamma-glutamylcyclotransferase 2-2: MVLWVFGYGSLIWNPGFDFDDKILGFIKGYKRTFNLACIDHRGTPEHPARTCTLETDEEAICWGIAYCVKGGIDKEQKAMQYLERRECEYDQKISVDFFKEGDSLKPAVTNVLVFVSTPDPIGNKYYLGPAPLEDMARQIATANGPNGYNRDYLFSMEKALASISHEDDAIIELANEVRKVLNRTKEAKITGSDLSLKSHVPLVHLSALPEGTVVDSR, encoded by the exons ATGGTGCTCTGGGTCTTCGGCTACGGGTCCCTGATCTGGAACCCCGGCTTCGACTTCGACGACAAGATTCTTGGCTTCATCAAGGGCTACAAGCGCACCTTTAACCTTG CATGCATTGACCATAGAGGCACACCGGAGCACCCGGCGAGGACCTGCACGCTTGAAACCGACGAGGAGGCTATATGC TGGGGAATCGCATATTGCGTCAAGGGTGGTATAGACAAAGAGCAGAAAGCAATGCAG TACTTGGAGAGAAGAGAGTGTGAGTATGACCAGAAGATATCTGTTGACTTCTTCAAG GAAGGAGATTCTCTGAAGCCAGCTGTGACGAACGTACTAGT TTTTGTATCCACACCTGATCCAATCGGCAACAAGTACTATCTTGGTCCTGCACCTTTGGAGGATATGGCAAG GCAAATTGCTACAGCCAATGGCCCCAATGGCTATAACAGGGATTATCTGTTCTCAATGGAGAAGGCATTGGCTAGCATAA GCCATGAAGACGATGCGATCATTGAGCTTGCGAATGAGGTGAGGAAGGTGCTCAACAGAACAAAGGAGGCGAAGATAACAGGCTCGGACCTATCCCTGAAATCTCATGTTCCGCTGGTGCACCTGTCTGCGCTTCCTGAAGGCACTGTTGTGGACTCGAGATAG